In the genome of Oncorhynchus nerka isolate Pitt River linkage group LG27, Oner_Uvic_2.0, whole genome shotgun sequence, the window CTCTCTGCaggtcttccctctccctctgcaggGAGCGGGCCTCCTGCTCCTGGCTTCTCCTCAGGGTCTCCAGGGCCACCTTCTCTGCAGATGCCTCTCTGGTGTTGGCCCGACGTAATGTCTCCAGGAGCTCTCTCTGCTGCTCCAGCGCCCGTGCCTCCTGCTGCTGAGCCCTCCTCAAGGCCTCCGTCAGCTCACGCTCCCGCTCCAACACACGCACCTCCCCCTCACATGCTCCCATCACATCAAATGCATctacagagtgagagaaagagagtggagaCACGCGTATGAGCAGACACGCGTATGAGCATCAGTTCTTCGAATACAGAATTTTGGGATCAATTTGAGCAACACCGATACGCACACATATATAATCATTAGACATACCTGGAAATTTCCCTGGGCTTTGTTTCAGTGCTATCCCTCCAATTCTCCTTGACAGGTTGGTGTGTTTTGGGCCTGGGTCGCAGTCTCTACACAATGTTTTCTGGAAATCGCTGGTCTTCTGTTTCTTGATGTGGCCCTCCAGGCGAGCAAAGGCCTCTGGATGTCTCTTGGAGAGGTGGCGCAGCAGGTTGCTGGTGCTGCTCTGGTGCTGGATCTTCTCATTGCAGATCAGACAAAGCGCGCGGTTCTGCTCCCCCAACCGCTCGTAGTGCGTCCACACGGAGCTCCACTTCCGGCCAGATGGTGTGGCCCCTGCACTGACTTGGCTCACAATCACAGCCCCGGTGTCTCTGACCACAGCGTGATCCTCTGCTGCCTTCAGGATGCCGTTGATGGCACTTGCGATGTCTGCGTCACTCACCGAGGCTGCCTGCTCTGGGGGCTGCTCCTCTAGCGCTACCTCCACTGAGACAAGTGTACcagcaaaaaaacatttttaaaaaaaaaagttattccACTGAGGACTGTCTGACTCAACCATTCACCTAAAATGTGTTGCTAGCCAACTTATCTTACagctacactacatggccaaaagtatgtggattcattgccttcaaatgagtggattcagctatttgcTGATGGgtatataaaattgagcacacagccatgcaatctccaaagacaaacattgacagtagaatgaccttactgaagagctcattgactTGCAATGGGACaccgtcataagatgccacctttccaacaagtcacctagtcaaatttctgccctgctagagctgtaagtgcggttattgtgaagtggaaacatttaggtgaaacaacagctcagccacacaagctcacagaacaggaccgccaagtgctgaagcacgtagctcataaaaatcatctgtcctcagttgcaacacccactacagagttccaaactgcctctggaagcaacatcagtacaagaactgttcgtcatgCTCACCGTCATTGAAACTCTGGACCAGTGGAAACACTTTCTCTGGCGTGATGAACCATACTTaaccatctggtagtccgacggactaacattggtttggcagatgccaggagaatgctacctgccacaATGCATAGTGCAAGCTGTacaatatggtggaaaataaataatggtctggggcgttTTTTTATGGGGCGGGCTAGGCCCcttcgttccagtgaagggaaatcttaacgcaacagcatacaatgacaatctagacgattctgtgcttccaactttgtggcaacagtttgggtaaggccctttcctgtttcagcatgacaattcccccgtgcacaaaacgaggtccatacagaaatggtttgttgagatcagtgtggaagaacttaactggcctgcacagagccctgacctcaatcccattgaattGAAACACCAACTGCGAgtcgtccaacatcagtgcccgacctcactaatgcttgtggctgaatggaagcaagtccccgcagcaatgttccaacatctagtggaaagccttcccagtagagtggaggctgttgtggcagcaaaagggggggaccaactacatattaatgcccatgatttcggAAGATATGTTCGACAAgtaggtgtccatatacttttggtcatgtcgtGTATTTTACAtatggtgccttcagaaagttcatacccattgactttttcaaaatgttgttgaGTTAGTAAATTTAGATTTGTTTGGTCACTGGCCTagagacaataccccataaggtcaaagtggaattacatttttacaaatgtttacaaataaaaaaatgaatacctgaaatgtattgagtcaataagtattcaacccctctgttatggcaagcctaaattagttgATGAATGAAAATGTgctgaacaagtcacataatacagTTGAAATAGTGTTTAGATCGTCATTATGGAGGAATCCATTTCCAACCCTTGTTCCATAAAGCTAGAACTGATGCGCATCAATAAATAATGGTAACAAAGCACAGGAAAACAACTTTAGGCTCTGTAAGAGAACATTAGATAAACTGCATTCTAATGCCGACTTTGTTTCTGGAAAACCATATCAAAAGCGAAGGGTTTTATGcatgctcagttcttgggtctCGAGCACTGTGCGAGTGGACATTAGAAATGGAAATAATGTAACTCCCTCGCGTGCTATGGGGGAAAGTTCACAATGATTTAATAAATAGCGTATTGCTCCATTTGTTGTTGTAGCCTTGTGTTATGCAAT includes:
- the LOC115112328 gene encoding uncharacterized protein LOC115112328 isoform X2, which produces MWRRYHTRISVEVALEEQPPEQAASVSDADIASAINGILKAAEDHAVVRDTGAVIVSQVSAGATPSGRKWSSVWTHYERLGEQNRALCLICNEKIQHQSSTSNLLRHLSKRHPEAFARLEGHIKKQKTSDFQKTLCRDCDPGPKHTNLSRRIGGIALKQSPGKFPDAFDVMGACEGEVRVLERERELTEALRRAQQQEARALEQQRELLETLRRANTREASAEKVALETLRRSQEQEARSLQREREDLQRERVELQMEKERVLREREELECLRRDSGQESSPVQTVDRTTGLFQGGVVQEQEVTMREEVLG
- the LOC115112328 gene encoding uncharacterized protein LOC115112328 isoform X1 → MAPRKRSVVWSFFRAVDEKKVTCLLCLETVLHCGHTTNMLRHLRSKHLNEYSSAAASKDRRSVAADDNSQPMMMNSEDYCDVEVALEEQPPEQAASVSDADIASAINGILKAAEDHAVVRDTGAVIVSQVSAGATPSGRKWSSVWTHYERLGEQNRALCLICNEKIQHQSSTSNLLRHLSKRHPEAFARLEGHIKKQKTSDFQKTLCRDCDPGPKHTNLSRRIGGIALKQSPGKFPDAFDVMGACEGEVRVLERERELTEALRRAQQQEARALEQQRELLETLRRANTREASAEKVALETLRRSQEQEARSLQREREDLQRERVELQMEKERVLREREELECLRRDSGQESSPVQTVDRTTGLFQGGVVQEQEVTMREEVLG